The DNA sequence GCACGACGGTCCCGGTAGGCGTAGTTCAGCGAGTGAAGCGTCTGCTCCTTGGCCTTGCGGTACAGCCGCGAACGCTGGCCGCGGTAGCCGCTGGCCAGTTCGAGAGTTGCGCGACGCTTCTTCTGGGCGTTGACCGCCCGCTTGACGCGTGCCACGGGTCCATCCTGTCGATCTCAGGGGGCGACGGGGCGCCCCGGGTGGTTAGAGCAAGTTCGGGTCAGCGGCCGAGGAGGCGCTTGACGCGACCGGTGTCGGGCTTGGCGATCTCGGTGGTGCCCTCGAGCCGGCGCGTGAGGCGGTTGGACTTCTTCTCCATCAGGTGCCGACGGCCGGCCTTCTGACGACGCAGCTTGCCCGTGCCCGTGACGCGGACGCGCTTGGACGTCCCGCTGTGGGTCTTCATCTTCGGCATTTCGAGTCCTCTTTCGTGCGGCGGCTCACCGGAGACTCCGGTGAGCCGCTGACATGTGCTGGTCGGCGCCTTACGCCTCGGGGACCGATTCGGGAACCGGCTCGACCTTGGCCTTCGGCTTCACGTTCTTGTGCGGGGCCA is a window from the Amycolatopsis sp. NBC_00355 genome containing:
- the rpmI gene encoding 50S ribosomal protein L35 — protein: MPKMKTHSGTSKRVRVTGTGKLRRQKAGRRHLMEKKSNRLTRRLEGTTEIAKPDTGRVKRLLGR